The following are encoded together in the Anguilla rostrata isolate EN2019 chromosome 19, ASM1855537v3, whole genome shotgun sequence genome:
- the LOC135246133 gene encoding uncharacterized protein LOC135246133 → MHGPHPGKDGLGAHKSAGMLRHLRGVCLLVLWLAAGGRALQITAQREGCQAPESAGKPPCPAMRKWMSLVSNVDQGIKTSDNETILEGPHVLGKIKGTPEYGCILKQIFEFYAKVLAVGQRKGGNYTDLSHLLGRLKRCLLKVHCPGLCKKINRQAKKQTVEVDNVSDLSPRQLAMFQIQKLQGAKRRLAKDVGTLEKAIVELKGLQFYDSNTEVRVGTCPTKAP, encoded by the exons ATGCATGGGCCTCATCCAGGGAAGGACGGGCTCGGCGCTCACAAGTCAGCCGGCATGTTGCGACACCTCAGGGGCGTGTGCCTCCTGGTCCTCTGGCTGGCCGCCGGGGGCAGGGCGCTCCAGATCACCGCGCAGCGGGAGGGATGCCAGGCGCCGGAGTCCGCCGGCAAACCTCCGTGCCCGGCCATGAGGAAGTGGATGAGCCTGGTGAGCAACGTGGATCAGGGCATT AAGACGTCTGACAATGAAACCATTCTTGAGGGGCCGCATGTCTTGGGCAAAATCAAA GGGACGCCAGAATACGGCTGCATCCTGAAGCAAATATTTGAGTTCTACGCTAAAGTCCTGGCGGTGggacagaggaaaggaggaaaCTACACCGATCTGAGCCACTTACTCGGGCGTCTAAAGAGGTGCCTGCTCAAG GTTCACTGTCCTGGGTTGTGCAAAAAAATCAACAGACAAGCCAAGAAGCAAACTGTGGAG GTGGACAATGTGAGCGACCTCAGCCCCAGACAACTGGCCATGTTTCAGATTCAAAAGCTTCAGGGAGCAAAGAGACGA CTGGCTAAGGACGTGGGGACTCTGGAGAAGGCCATCGTGGAGCTCAAAGGCCTCCAGTTCTATGACAGCAACACGGAGGTGAGAGTGGGCACGTGCCCCACGAAGGCACCGTAA
- the LOC135246135 gene encoding uncharacterized protein LOC135246135 — MNPLWTLIFMLGSLALSSSEDTISQKMTNDVNRLKRHYRTSDIALRGPSLFPKDLSNFTEEEQSLVLQESLDVYIRILSDMLKSTQEREIENSIKAIRAQIVDLRISYFHTREQALKKQLEELWDLKVHDKTTQRKAIRDLLTVFQSATRLGSRIQKKAERRRRRRQTPGGRVPQP, encoded by the exons ATGAATCCACTGTGGACTTTGATCTTTATGCTGGGCTCTCTGGCTCTCAGCTCCTCCGAAGACACCATATctcaaaaaatgacaaatgacgTGAATAGGCTGAAAAGGCATTAT AGAACCAGTGACATCGCCCTGCGTGGACCTTCTCTGTTTCCCAAAGACCTGAGTAACTTTACG GAGGAGGAACAGAGTCtggtgctacaggagagcttaGATGTGTACATCAGAATCCTGTCGGACATGCTGAAGAGCACCCAGGAAAGGGAAATTGAAAACAGCATCAAGGCAATCAGAGCCCAAATAGTGGACCTGAGGATCAGCTACTTCCACACCAGAGAGCAGGCCCTGAAGAAGCAACTGGAGGAACTGTGGGACCTGAAG GTGCACGACAAGACCACGCAGCGGAAAGCCATACGGGACTTGCTGACGGTGTTCCAGTCCGCAACCCGGCTGGGAAGCAGGATCCAGAAAAAGGCGgagaggcggaggaggcggCGTCAGACCCCTGGGGGCAGGGTGCCCCAGCCGTGA